A stretch of Bordetella genomosp. 13 DNA encodes these proteins:
- a CDS encoding tripartite tricarboxylate transporter substrate-binding protein produces the protein MNTRRRLMLTLGGLALMRPALSMSQDQQAGTVRLLVGFPPGATGDRIARLVAPALAARLQASVIVENRSGAGGQLAIAQAKTGPSDGSMLLQTIGSSMVIYPHTYRNLPYDPFQDFVPIGTVATAPIAFVRAASVPADSVKEVAGLIRQNPKLGFYGSPASGSVFHFSGVLLQRAMGSDFTHVAYRGSAPALADVLSGQVPFAFLTPSDILDHHRAGKLRILAVTGKARASQLQDVPTFAEEGFSNLMNQEWFSYFLTRNAGAETVARYRAAVRDVVGDEKVRAALLAAGLEIGEGDAAALASTMKREFDQWKALVNEIGFVAD, from the coding sequence ATGAACACCAGACGCAGACTCATGCTGACGCTGGGCGGCCTCGCCTTGATGCGCCCAGCCCTTTCGATGTCCCAGGACCAGCAGGCCGGTACGGTGCGCCTGCTGGTGGGATTCCCACCGGGCGCCACCGGAGACCGGATCGCGCGCCTCGTTGCCCCGGCGCTGGCCGCGCGGCTGCAGGCCAGCGTGATCGTGGAGAACCGGTCCGGCGCGGGTGGGCAACTGGCCATCGCCCAGGCCAAGACCGGCCCGTCGGATGGCAGCATGCTGCTGCAGACCATCGGCTCGTCCATGGTCATCTATCCCCACACCTATCGCAACCTTCCCTACGACCCGTTCCAGGACTTCGTGCCCATCGGAACCGTCGCCACGGCTCCGATCGCGTTCGTGCGGGCCGCGTCGGTGCCGGCCGACAGCGTGAAGGAGGTGGCAGGCCTGATCCGGCAGAATCCCAAGCTCGGGTTCTACGGCTCACCGGCGTCGGGCAGCGTGTTCCACTTCTCGGGTGTGCTGCTGCAGCGTGCGATGGGCAGCGACTTCACGCACGTGGCCTATCGCGGTTCGGCGCCTGCGCTGGCCGACGTGCTGTCGGGTCAAGTGCCGTTCGCATTCCTGACGCCCAGTGATATCCTGGACCACCACCGCGCCGGCAAGCTCAGGATCCTCGCCGTCACCGGCAAGGCTCGCGCGTCGCAGCTGCAGGACGTTCCAACGTTCGCCGAGGAAGGCTTTTCCAACCTCATGAACCAGGAATGGTTCTCGTACTTCCTCACGCGCAATGCCGGCGCCGAAACCGTCGCGCGGTACCGGGCCGCGGTACGCGACGTGGTGGGCGACGAGAAGGTCCGGGCGGCGCTGTTGGCCGCGGGACTTGAGATCGGCGAGGGCGATGCCGCTGCCCTGGCAAGCACCATGAAGCGGGAATTCGACCAGTGGAAAGCGCTCGTCAATGAAATCGGGTTCGTCGCAGACTGA
- a CDS encoding DJ-1/PfpI family protein, producing MSLRLVFMIGFLYDRRRAVPLDASVAVYGARHPTFSCHSRTSCSRLHVPKCLDFVRRARHAAGKVVRMTTEPKTRIGMLVFPMVTSLDILGPFEVLARASDCRVELVWKDRQPIKGDTGLAITPDRGFGDAPQYDVLVVPGGPGQTPMMEDAEVIGFLRRQAPGAGFVTSICTGSLLLAAAGLLAGRKATCHWLSIDQLALFGVEIVPERVVVDGNRITGAGVTSGLDFAFTVLAAIRGEEEAKALQLLMEYDPAPPFQSGHPRVAAPELTEKVRLMARNMLERRLEVSRRVAEAAKQG from the coding sequence ATGAGTCTGCGTCTGGTGTTCATGATCGGTTTTTTGTATGACCGCCGAAGGGCGGTTCCCCTGGACGCAAGTGTCGCCGTCTACGGCGCCCGGCATCCGACATTCTCGTGCCATTCCCGGACATCGTGTTCGCGCCTGCATGTCCCGAAATGCCTCGACTTTGTCCGGCGCGCGCGGCATGCCGCGGGCAAAGTGGTTCGCATGACTACCGAACCCAAAACCCGCATCGGGATGCTCGTCTTCCCGATGGTCACGTCGCTGGACATCCTCGGCCCGTTCGAAGTGCTTGCGCGCGCGTCGGACTGCCGCGTCGAACTGGTGTGGAAAGACCGGCAACCCATCAAGGGGGACACCGGCCTGGCCATCACGCCGGATCGCGGCTTCGGCGATGCGCCGCAGTACGACGTTTTGGTCGTGCCGGGCGGCCCGGGGCAGACTCCCATGATGGAGGATGCCGAGGTGATCGGCTTCCTGCGCAGGCAGGCGCCCGGCGCTGGATTCGTCACCTCTATCTGCACCGGATCGCTGCTGCTTGCGGCGGCGGGATTGCTGGCGGGGCGCAAGGCGACGTGCCATTGGCTGTCCATCGACCAGCTTGCGCTGTTCGGCGTCGAGATCGTGCCGGAGCGGGTGGTGGTGGACGGCAATCGCATCACGGGCGCGGGCGTCACATCCGGACTGGATTTTGCCTTCACGGTGCTCGCCGCGATCCGTGGCGAGGAAGAGGCGAAGGCTTTGCAGTTGCTGATGGAATACGATCCCGCTCCGCCGTTCCAGAGCGGACATCCCCGCGTGGCGGCGCCCGAACTGACCGAGAAAGTCCGGCTCATGGCGCGCAACATGCTGGAGCGGCGCCTGGAGGTTTCCAGACGGGTCGCCGAGGCCGCGAAGCAAGGCTGA
- a CDS encoding CTP synthase has translation MTKYVFVTGGVVSSLGKGIAAASLAAILESRGLQVTMLKLDPYINVDPGTMSPFQHGEVFVTEDGAETDLDLGHYERFISAKMRKVNNFTTGQIYESVLRKERRGDYLGKTVQVIPHITNEIQDFVARGAEAAWNGNTDVAIVEIGGTVGDIESLPFLEAARQMSLRMGRNNAAFVHLTLVPYIASAGELKTKPTQHSVQKLREIGIYPNALLCRADRRIPDDERAKISMFSNVPLDAVISVWDVDSIYKIPAMLHQQGVDNIVCEALGLTPPPADLSMWDNLVDALEHPQNEVLIGMVGKYVDLTESYKSLSEALVHAGIHTRSKVRIEYIDSEDIETRGTDQLKHLDAILVPGGFGKRGTEGKIAAIRYARENGVPYLGICLGMQLAVIEFARHVAGLGGANSTEFDPAAPHPVVALISEWMDREGNIERRDDKSDLGGTMRKGAQRCPIKPGTRAQSIYGNEVNERHRHRYEVNNVYVPRLEEAGLVISARTPTENLPEMMELPDHPWFVGVQFHPEFTSTPRDGHPLFSSYIRAALEHKARRGKEA, from the coding sequence ATGACCAAATACGTATTTGTCACCGGCGGCGTCGTCTCTTCCCTGGGCAAGGGGATTGCCGCCGCCTCGCTGGCCGCCATCCTTGAATCCCGCGGCCTGCAGGTCACCATGCTGAAGCTGGATCCGTACATCAACGTCGATCCCGGCACCATGAGCCCCTTCCAGCACGGCGAGGTCTTCGTCACCGAGGACGGCGCCGAAACCGACCTGGACCTGGGCCACTACGAGCGCTTCATCTCGGCCAAGATGCGCAAGGTGAACAACTTCACCACCGGCCAGATCTACGAATCGGTGCTGCGCAAGGAACGCCGCGGCGACTACCTGGGCAAGACCGTCCAGGTCATTCCCCACATCACCAACGAGATCCAGGACTTCGTGGCGCGCGGCGCCGAGGCCGCCTGGAACGGCAACACCGACGTGGCCATCGTCGAGATCGGCGGGACGGTCGGCGACATCGAGTCGCTGCCGTTCCTCGAGGCCGCCCGCCAGATGAGCCTGCGCATGGGGCGCAACAACGCCGCCTTCGTGCACCTGACGCTGGTGCCCTACATCGCCTCGGCCGGCGAACTGAAGACCAAGCCCACCCAGCACTCGGTGCAGAAGCTGCGCGAGATCGGCATCTACCCGAACGCGCTGCTGTGCCGCGCCGACCGCCGCATTCCCGACGACGAGCGCGCCAAGATCTCGATGTTCTCGAACGTGCCTCTGGACGCCGTCATCTCGGTGTGGGACGTCGATTCCATCTACAAGATCCCCGCCATGCTGCACCAGCAGGGCGTGGACAACATCGTGTGCGAGGCCCTGGGCCTGACGCCGCCGCCTGCCGACCTGTCCATGTGGGACAACCTGGTCGACGCGCTGGAGCATCCGCAGAACGAAGTGCTGATCGGCATGGTGGGCAAGTACGTCGACCTGACCGAGTCGTACAAGTCGCTCAGCGAAGCGCTGGTGCATGCCGGCATCCACACGCGTTCCAAGGTGCGCATCGAATACATCGATTCGGAAGACATCGAGACGCGCGGCACCGACCAGCTCAAGCACCTGGACGCCATCCTGGTGCCGGGCGGCTTCGGCAAGCGCGGCACCGAAGGCAAGATCGCCGCCATCCGCTATGCACGCGAGAACGGCGTGCCGTACCTGGGCATCTGCCTGGGCATGCAGCTGGCCGTGATCGAATTCGCGCGCCACGTGGCCGGCCTGGGCGGCGCCAACAGCACCGAGTTCGATCCGGCGGCGCCGCACCCCGTGGTCGCCCTGATCAGCGAATGGATGGACCGCGAGGGCAACATCGAGCGCCGCGACGACAAGTCGGACCTGGGCGGCACCATGCGCAAGGGCGCGCAGCGCTGCCCGATCAAGCCTGGCACGCGCGCGCAAAGCATCTATGGCAACGAAGTGAACGAGCGCCACCGCCATCGCTACGAAGTCAACAACGTGTACGTGCCGCGCCTCGAAGAGGCCGGCCTGGTGATCAGCGCGCGCACGCCCACCGAGAACCTGCCCGAGATGATGGAACTGCCCGACCACCCCTGGTTCGTCGGCGTGCAGTTCCACCCCGAGTTCACGTCCACGCCGCGCGACGGCCACCCGCTGTTCAGCAGCTACATCCGCGCGGCGCTCGAGCACAAGGCGCGCCGCGGCAAGGAGGCATGA
- a CDS encoding dihydrodipicolinate synthase family protein, producing MSAFAFPQLRAALNGISGILVTPFDAQDRLAPQGLSPIIDRAVAAGVHCLVVNGNTSEFYGLSPEETVTMAHAATEQVAGRVPVLGGVGRDIGQACRLARESARAGASGLMVHQLPDPFVSPRGAVEYIRRVAEAGDGLPIMLYLRNENIGLAAIENLCRLPGVAGIKWASPTPLVMAEAMRRTADLDLAWVCGLAEIWAPPLYAMGARGFTSGLINVKPAHSVAIHQALEAADYPRARALIDQMRDFESLRAEEQNGCNVSVVKAALQYLGQDCGAPRPPAAWPLTDEASRTLQSLLDGWRD from the coding sequence ATGTCCGCTTTCGCTTTCCCGCAGTTGCGCGCCGCGCTGAACGGCATTTCCGGCATTCTGGTCACGCCTTTCGATGCGCAGGACCGGCTTGCGCCGCAGGGCCTGTCGCCCATCATCGACCGCGCCGTCGCGGCCGGCGTGCACTGCCTGGTCGTCAACGGCAATACCAGCGAGTTCTATGGCCTGTCGCCGGAAGAGACGGTCACCATGGCGCACGCCGCCACCGAACAGGTGGCCGGCCGCGTGCCGGTGCTGGGCGGCGTGGGCCGCGACATCGGACAGGCCTGCCGGCTGGCCCGGGAATCCGCGCGCGCTGGCGCCAGCGGCCTGATGGTGCATCAGTTGCCGGACCCGTTCGTCTCGCCGCGTGGGGCGGTGGAGTACATCCGCCGTGTCGCCGAGGCGGGCGACGGCTTGCCCATCATGCTTTACCTGCGCAATGAGAATATCGGCCTGGCCGCCATCGAGAACCTGTGCCGGCTGCCTGGCGTGGCCGGCATCAAATGGGCCTCTCCGACCCCGCTGGTCATGGCCGAAGCCATGCGGCGCACGGCCGACCTGGACCTGGCCTGGGTATGCGGCCTGGCCGAGATCTGGGCGCCGCCGCTGTACGCCATGGGCGCACGCGGCTTCACCTCGGGGCTGATCAACGTGAAGCCGGCGCATTCGGTGGCCATCCACCAGGCGCTCGAGGCCGCCGACTATCCCCGCGCCCGTGCGTTGATCGACCAGATGCGCGACTTCGAATCGCTGCGCGCCGAAGAACAGAACGGCTGCAACGTCAGCGTGGTGAAGGCGGCCCTGCAGTACCTGGGACAGGATTGCGGCGCGCCCCGCCCTCCCGCGGCCTGGCCCCTTACCGACGAGGCATCGCGGACTTTGCAATCCTTGCTGGACGGCTGGCGCGACTGA
- the ftsB gene encoding cell division protein FtsB, whose protein sequence is MRLLLIVLVVLLGLIQYPLWLGKGGWFRVWELQEEVAGQRETNDSLRARNAALQAEVKDLETGTEAIEERARGELGMMRDGEVFVHILPPGATIPVKPPAPAAAHAGAKPPARGTTAASSPSQTRPPGAAPVR, encoded by the coding sequence ATGCGCCTGCTGTTGATCGTGCTGGTCGTCCTGCTGGGCCTGATCCAGTATCCCCTTTGGCTGGGCAAGGGCGGCTGGTTCCGGGTGTGGGAACTGCAGGAAGAGGTTGCCGGACAGCGTGAGACCAACGACAGCCTGCGCGCGCGCAACGCCGCCCTGCAGGCCGAAGTGAAAGACCTGGAGACGGGCACCGAGGCGATCGAGGAACGCGCCCGCGGCGAGCTGGGCATGATGCGCGATGGCGAAGTGTTCGTGCACATCCTGCCGCCCGGCGCCACCATCCCCGTGAAGCCCCCGGCGCCAGCCGCCGCCCACGCCGGCGCCAAGCCGCCGGCACGCGGCACGACGGCTGCGTCGTCGCCGTCGCAGACGCGCCCGCCCGGCGCGGCTCCGGTGCGTTGA
- the eno gene encoding phosphopyruvate hydratase, translating into MSAIVDIIGREILDSRGNPTVECDVLLESGAMGRAAVPSGASTGTREAIELRDGDKGRYLGKGVLRAVENLNTEISEALMGLDAQEQTFVDRTLIELDGTDSKQRLGANAMLAASMAVARAAADESGLSLYRYFGGSGPMSMPVPMMNVINGGAHANNTLDLQEFMILPVGAASFRESLRWGAEVFHMLKKLIHDQGMSTAVGDEGGFAPNVPNHEAAIQLILKAITEAGYEPGTQIALGLDCASSEFFRDGKYTLAGEGGVSLSSQEFANLLATWCDKYPIISIEDGMAENDWDGWKLLTDQLGKKVQLVGDDLFVTNTRILREGIQKGVANSILIKINQIGTLTETFAAIEMAKRAGYTAVVSHRSGETEDSTIADIAVATNAMQIKTGSLSRSDRMAKYNQLLRIEEELAEVASYPGIEAFYNLR; encoded by the coding sequence ATGAGTGCTATCGTCGACATCATCGGCCGCGAAATCCTCGATTCGCGCGGCAACCCCACCGTCGAATGCGACGTGCTGCTGGAATCCGGCGCCATGGGCCGCGCCGCCGTGCCGTCGGGCGCGTCCACCGGCACGCGCGAGGCCATCGAGCTGCGTGATGGCGACAAGGGTCGCTACCTGGGCAAGGGCGTGCTGCGCGCCGTCGAGAACCTGAACACCGAGATCTCGGAAGCGCTGATGGGCCTGGACGCCCAGGAACAGACCTTCGTGGACCGCACCCTGATCGAACTGGACGGCACCGACAGCAAGCAGCGCCTGGGCGCCAATGCCATGCTGGCCGCCAGCATGGCCGTGGCCCGTGCCGCCGCCGACGAGTCGGGCCTGTCGCTGTACCGCTACTTCGGCGGCAGCGGCCCCATGAGCATGCCCGTGCCGATGATGAACGTGATCAACGGCGGCGCGCACGCCAACAACACGCTGGACCTGCAGGAATTCATGATCCTGCCGGTGGGCGCCGCGAGCTTCCGCGAGTCGCTGCGCTGGGGCGCCGAAGTGTTCCACATGCTGAAGAAGCTGATTCACGACCAGGGCATGTCGACCGCCGTGGGCGACGAGGGTGGTTTCGCGCCCAACGTGCCCAACCACGAGGCCGCCATCCAGCTGATTCTGAAGGCCATCACCGAGGCCGGCTACGAGCCCGGCACGCAGATCGCCCTGGGCCTGGATTGCGCCAGCTCGGAGTTCTTCCGCGACGGCAAGTACACCTTGGCCGGCGAAGGCGGCGTGTCGCTGTCCTCGCAGGAATTCGCCAACCTGCTGGCCACGTGGTGCGACAAGTACCCGATCATATCGATCGAGGACGGCATGGCCGAGAACGACTGGGACGGCTGGAAGCTGCTGACCGACCAGCTGGGCAAGAAGGTACAGCTGGTGGGCGACGACCTGTTCGTCACCAACACCCGCATCCTGCGCGAAGGCATCCAGAAGGGCGTGGCCAACTCGATCCTGATCAAGATCAACCAGATCGGCACGCTGACCGAGACCTTCGCCGCCATCGAGATGGCCAAGCGCGCCGGTTATACGGCCGTCGTGTCGCACCGCTCGGGCGAAACCGAAGATTCGACCATCGCCGACATCGCCGTGGCGACCAACGCCATGCAGATCAAGACGGGCTCGCTGTCGCGTTCGGACCGCATGGCCAAGTACAACCAGCTGCTGCGCATCGAGGAAGAATTGGCCGAAGTCGCGTCGTACCCCGGCATCGAGGCGTTCTACAACCTGCGCTGA
- the hslO gene encoding Hsp33 family molecular chaperone HslO produces MTDSLKKFLFEDRTVRVQAVRLHDTWQQAQAHHQYPPAIKRLLGELVAASTLLAANIKFDGSLLLQIHGDGPIALLVVECRSDLSLRATVKVREGHAVPETGTMQTLLNARGEGRFMVMLDPARKVPGQQAYQGIVPLEGETVAEALQHYMKASEQLDTRLWLAADAAHAAGLLVQRLPDQGGMMHESAESDSWARAVHLAETVNADELLQTDVDTLIHRLYWEETLTAFEPMPVRWHCPCTRERVAGMLRSLGEAEVRDILEEQGKVEVSCDFCGKPYTFDPVDCAGLFAPSTPMPQQNPPTVH; encoded by the coding sequence ATGACCGATTCGCTCAAGAAATTCCTGTTCGAAGACCGTACAGTCCGGGTTCAGGCGGTACGGCTGCACGATACCTGGCAGCAAGCGCAGGCGCATCACCAGTATCCCCCGGCCATCAAGCGCTTGCTGGGCGAGCTGGTGGCGGCGTCCACACTGCTGGCGGCCAACATCAAGTTCGACGGGTCTCTGCTGCTGCAAATCCATGGCGATGGCCCCATCGCGCTGCTGGTAGTCGAATGCCGTTCGGATCTCAGCCTGCGCGCTACCGTCAAGGTGCGCGAGGGCCATGCGGTGCCCGAGACGGGCACCATGCAGACTCTGCTGAATGCCCGAGGCGAAGGCCGGTTCATGGTGATGCTGGATCCCGCGCGCAAGGTGCCCGGCCAGCAGGCCTACCAGGGCATCGTGCCGCTCGAGGGGGAAACGGTGGCCGAGGCGCTGCAACACTACATGAAGGCCTCCGAGCAGCTGGACACGCGCCTGTGGCTGGCGGCCGACGCCGCGCATGCGGCCGGCCTGCTGGTGCAGCGCCTGCCCGACCAGGGTGGAATGATGCACGAGTCCGCCGAATCCGATTCGTGGGCACGCGCGGTACACCTGGCCGAGACGGTCAACGCCGACGAACTGCTGCAGACCGACGTGGATACCCTGATCCACCGCCTGTACTGGGAAGAGACGCTGACCGCTTTCGAGCCCATGCCGGTGCGCTGGCACTGCCCATGCACGCGCGAGCGCGTCGCCGGCATGCTGCGCTCGCTGGGCGAGGCCGAAGTGCGCGACATCCTCGAAGAACAGGGCAAGGTGGAAGTGTCGTGCGACTTCTGCGGCAAGCCCTATACGTTCGATCCGGTGGACTGCGCCGGCCTGTTCGCGCCCAGCACGCCGATGCCGCAGCAGAATCCGCCTACGGTGCATTAG
- the kdsA gene encoding 3-deoxy-8-phosphooctulonate synthase: MMQLCGFEVGLGQPFFLISGPCVIESREMALDTAGRLKEITSALGIPFIYKSSFDKANRSSGSSFRGLGMEAGLRILADVREQIGVPVLTDVHDETQVKPVAAVVDVLQTPAFLARQTDFIRACAASLKPVNIKKGQFMAPHDMVQVVTKARDAAREAGGDGSNIMVCERGASFGYNNLVSDMRSLAIMRETDCPVVFDATHSVQLPGGQGTSSGGQREFVPVLARAAVAVGVAGLFMETHPDPAKAKSDGPNAVPLDRMADLLTSLVELDRVTKRNGFLENQF, from the coding sequence ATGATGCAACTCTGCGGATTCGAGGTTGGTCTTGGCCAGCCCTTCTTTCTCATCTCGGGCCCGTGCGTCATCGAGTCGCGCGAGATGGCGCTCGATACCGCCGGCCGGCTGAAAGAGATCACCAGCGCGCTGGGCATCCCTTTCATCTACAAAAGCTCGTTCGACAAGGCCAACCGCAGTTCCGGTTCGTCGTTCCGCGGGCTGGGCATGGAGGCAGGGCTGCGTATTCTGGCCGATGTGCGCGAGCAGATCGGCGTGCCGGTGCTGACCGACGTGCATGACGAGACCCAGGTGAAGCCGGTGGCGGCCGTGGTGGACGTGCTGCAGACGCCGGCGTTCCTGGCTCGCCAGACCGACTTCATCCGCGCGTGCGCCGCCTCGCTCAAGCCTGTCAACATCAAGAAGGGCCAGTTCATGGCGCCGCACGACATGGTGCAGGTGGTGACGAAGGCGCGCGACGCGGCCCGCGAGGCGGGCGGCGACGGCAGCAACATCATGGTGTGCGAGCGCGGCGCCTCGTTCGGGTACAACAACCTGGTGTCCGACATGCGCTCGCTGGCCATCATGCGCGAGACGGACTGTCCGGTGGTGTTCGACGCCACCCATTCGGTGCAACTGCCCGGCGGGCAGGGCACATCGTCGGGGGGCCAGCGCGAATTCGTGCCGGTGCTGGCCCGCGCCGCCGTGGCGGTGGGCGTGGCCGGCCTGTTCATGGAAACGCACCCTGATCCGGCCAAGGCCAAGTCCGACGGCCCGAACGCCGTGCCGCTGGACCGCATGGCGGACCTGCTGACATCGCTGGTCGAACTGGACCGCGTCACCAAGCGCAACGGCTTTCTCGAAAACCAATTCTGA
- a CDS encoding YitT family protein: MKHAPAHTVREDIYGIAIGVFFCAIGITILHRGGMVTGGVAGISLLASLFTQQPVGTLVWIMNAPFIVFAFAAMGRAFGLKTLAVTAVLGTSIDLLGAALVVSDISPAFSALGGGTLLGTGILFLARHNASLGGTGVVVLWLQKRHGFNAGMGQLLFDAVLFAIAAALLPWPTVAWSLGGALAMNAMVIVWHKPGRYYG; the protein is encoded by the coding sequence ATGAAGCATGCCCCCGCCCATACCGTCCGCGAGGACATCTACGGAATCGCGATCGGCGTGTTCTTCTGCGCCATCGGCATCACCATCCTGCACCGCGGCGGGATGGTCACCGGCGGCGTCGCGGGCATATCGCTGCTGGCGTCGCTGTTCACGCAGCAACCCGTGGGTACGCTGGTGTGGATCATGAACGCACCGTTCATCGTCTTCGCCTTCGCGGCGATGGGACGCGCATTCGGCCTGAAGACGCTGGCTGTCACAGCAGTGCTCGGCACGAGCATCGACCTGCTCGGCGCGGCGCTGGTCGTGTCCGATATCAGCCCCGCCTTCTCCGCGCTGGGCGGCGGCACGCTGCTGGGCACGGGCATTCTGTTTCTTGCTCGCCACAACGCGTCGCTGGGCGGCACGGGCGTGGTGGTGCTGTGGCTGCAGAAGCGCCATGGCTTCAATGCCGGAATGGGACAGCTATTGTTCGATGCCGTGCTGTTCGCCATTGCCGCGGCCTTGCTGCCCTGGCCGACCGTGGCGTGGTCGCTCGGCGGGGCCCTGGCGATGAACGCCATGGTCATCGTCTGGCACAAGCCAGGGCGGTATTACGGCTGA
- a CDS encoding GlxA family transcriptional regulator → MKSGSSQTESTVTRMPASGTREIGIVVFNDVLLLDATGPADVFTRANHHLRHPGEPDRYRVTAVSSFGGEISTSSSLRLQSAALPSPDICAFDTLIVAGGPGVMQAKHDLQLRNWLLAVEPRVRRLGSVCTGAYVLAEAGLLEDKPATTHWQHVRHFSQQYPGVRVDTDALICREGKTFTAAGAAAGIDMALGLVDEDFGRDLALAIARELVIYRVRAPGQGQHSAALTAYGGSSDRVRRATDFILSRLEHGVTVEEVAEHVCLSARQLARTFKEVFGLSPNQYIRAAQVDLARELLSGTNQSMDKIALRCGFSGRQQMARAFERRLGVSPTAFRTDGGGATV, encoded by the coding sequence ATGAAATCGGGTTCGTCGCAGACTGAATCGACCGTCACGCGCATGCCGGCCAGCGGCACTCGCGAGATCGGCATCGTGGTTTTCAACGATGTCCTGCTCCTGGACGCCACCGGCCCGGCCGATGTGTTCACTCGCGCCAATCACCATTTGCGCCACCCGGGCGAGCCGGATCGCTATCGCGTCACGGCGGTGTCATCGTTCGGCGGGGAAATTTCCACATCGTCCAGCCTGCGCCTGCAAAGCGCCGCGCTGCCATCCCCGGACATCTGCGCGTTCGACACGCTGATCGTCGCCGGCGGGCCCGGGGTGATGCAGGCCAAGCACGACCTCCAGCTGCGAAACTGGCTGCTGGCGGTCGAGCCGCGCGTACGGCGGCTGGGCTCCGTGTGCACCGGCGCCTATGTGCTGGCAGAGGCGGGCCTGCTCGAGGACAAGCCGGCGACCACGCATTGGCAGCACGTCCGGCATTTCTCTCAGCAGTATCCCGGCGTGCGCGTGGACACGGACGCTCTGATCTGCCGCGAAGGCAAGACGTTCACGGCGGCGGGCGCGGCCGCCGGCATCGACATGGCGCTGGGCCTGGTGGACGAGGATTTCGGCAGGGATCTGGCGCTCGCCATCGCCCGCGAACTCGTCATCTACCGCGTGCGCGCGCCCGGCCAGGGGCAACACAGCGCGGCATTGACGGCGTATGGCGGGTCTTCGGACCGCGTGCGCCGAGCCACCGACTTCATACTGTCGCGTCTGGAACACGGCGTCACGGTGGAGGAAGTCGCCGAGCACGTCTGCCTCAGCGCACGTCAACTGGCGCGCACCTTCAAGGAAGTCTTCGGCCTGTCGCCGAACCAGTACATACGCGCGGCCCAGGTGGACCTGGCCCGGGAATTGCTGTCGGGCACCAACCAGTCGATGGACAAGATCGCGCTGCGTTGCGGCTTCTCGGGCCGCCAGCAGATGGCGCGCGCGTTCGAACGGCGACTGGGCGTGTCGCCCACCGCGTTCCGTACGGATGGCGGCGGCGCCACGGTATAG